The Nakamurella antarctica genomic interval CCCGGTCTGGCACGTCGGGCAATATTGCAGGCTCTTGTCGGCGAACTCGACCTGCGCCACGGTGTCCCCGCACACCGGGCACGGCAACCCGAACATTCCATGAACCCGCATTCCGCTGCGCTTCTCGCCTTTGAGCCGCGCAGCCTCTTGGCCCTCTAATCGCGAGCTGGCCGTGATGAGTACCGATCGCATCGAAGCGTAGAGGCGAGCAACGGCGTCATCCGTGAGCTTTTTCGCAACCGCGAACGGCGAAACCATTGCGGTGTGCAGGATCTCGTCAGAGTAGGCGTTGCCGATACCTGCCAAGCTCCGTTGGTCGGTGATGACGTTTTTTACCCGCGACGGGCTCCGAGCCATTAAATCTGCGAACTGCTCGAGAGTGAGGGTCAGCGCATCCGGACCTAGGGCCGCAACACCCGGTACCTGCAGTGGATCCTTCACCAACCACAACGTCATTGATTTGCGACTTCCAGCCTCGGTGAGGTCAAAACCGGATCCATTCTCGAACCACAGCCGCATTGCTATGGGTCCGCCCATTTTCGGCATAACGGAAGAGAGTGCGTCGGACCACCTAAGCCAGCCAGCTCGCGCCAAAAACAGCACCAAGTGGATTGGCCGATCCGCCTGTCTCGAAGAAGACGGTGAGAATTGGAAGTCAAGAAATTTGCCGTGCCGGGTCGTTGCCGTCAGAGTGGCACCAACCAAAGCCGCGGGTGCGGGTTCAACCGTGGCGAGCAAGCCCAATGCTGACACGCTGACTTTCGAAACCTTCTGCCCGCCTCCGTTTTCGGCGACGAACGACGTCAAGGCGGCGACCTCTGGAAGCTCCGGCATCCATCCATTCTGCACACCGGCGCACACTGCCGCGCCGCAGAGATCTGCGGACTAGGCTCGGGTAGGTGATCACCGTGGAAGAAACCCTCATCAGCAAGCTCGATGCCCCCCAGGCCTTCGCCTATTTGCGCGAGTTCGAGCACACCATGCAGTGGGACCCGGGCACCCCCGTGGTTCGTAAAATTTCCGAGGGGCCAGCAGCGGTGGGATCGAAATACTATGCGGAGGCGGAGTTTCGCGGTAAGCGGCAGCCCATCGAGTACGTGGTCACAGAAATCGGGGAAGACCACATCCAGCTGCGCGGTGAAAATAAAACCGTGATCTCGGTGGACACCATCACCGTTCTCCCCAGCGCCGATGGCGCCACCGTTACCTATCGCGCCGAGTTCAGCCTCAAAGGGATTCTCAAAGTAGCCGAACCGTTTATGAAGGGCACATTCCAAAAGCTCGCGAAGCCCGCCATCGACGGCATGCGCACCAAACTCGACTCGATGGTCGCCTCTTAGACGCGCTGAGGAGAGACTTCCAGTTTCACCAATCAGTGCCTGCTCTGATTGGCTGTGGAGGTGTCTGACGCCGAAAGCAACTTCCAACTGACCACCGAACTCGGACACAGCGAGCTCGGCCGCTCTGGCGTGATCTCAACGCCCCACGGCACTATCGCCACCCCGGCCTTCATCGCAGTGGGAACGAAGGCAACGGTCAAGGCCGTACTCCCGGAATCGATGGTCGGCTTAGGTGCACAAGCGGTGCTGGCCAACGCTTACCACCTCTACCTGCAGCCAGGCTCGGACCTCATCGACGAGGCAGGTGGCCTGGGGAAGTTCATGAACTGGACGGGCCCCACCTTCACCGACAGCGGTGGTTTTCAAGTGCTCTCCCTCGGCGCCGGGTTCAAAAAAGTGTTGGCAATGGACGCGGGGAATGTCCGCGCTGACGACGTGATCGCCGAAGGCAAAACCCGACTGGCACACGTTGACGACGACGGGGTTACCTTCAAATCCCACTTAGACGGTTCACTGCACCGCTTTACCCCGGAAGTATCGATGCAGATTCAGCACCAGCTGGGCGCCGATATCATCTTCGCCTTCGATGAGCTCACGACCCTGATGAATACGCGGGAGTACCAGGAGATGTCACTGGAGCGGACCCGCTTGTGGGCGCTGCGCTGTATTGCCGAACACCGCACACTCACCGAAAGTCGCGCGGAAAAGCCCTACCAGTCGTTGTTTGGCGTCATCCAAGGCGCGCAATATGAGGATCTGCGACGCAAAGCCGCACGCGATCTGGGCCAAATGGGGTTCGACGGTTTCGGGATCGGCGGCGCTTTGGAGAAGGAGAACCTCGGCACCATCGTCCGCTGGGTCAACGAGGAACTTCCTGTCGACAAACCCCGTCATCTTCTCGGGATCAGCGAACCCGACGATATCTTCGTGGCGGTGCAAAACGGGATCGACACCTTCGACTGCGTCTCCCCCTCGCGGGTTGCGCGTAACGGAGCCATCTATACGCCAGTCGGTCGAGTCAACGTCACCAACAGCCGGTTCCGTCGAGATTTCGGTCCACTGAGCCAGGACTGCGGGTGCTACACCTGCTCCCACTACAGCAGGGCTTATCTGCATCACCTCTTCAAGGCGAAGGAGATGATCTCGTGCACGTTGGCCACAATCCATAACGAAGCATTCATCGTCAAGCTCGTCGACGACATCCGAGTCAGCATTAACGACGGGACCTTTTTCGACTTCAAGGAGCAGTTCCTGGGCAGCTACTACAGCTAGCGTGCACTGATCGGAACAACGTCCTGGATAGCCTCCCGCTTCTTCACGTATTTGATGACGCGGTAGGTCACCGGGAGCATCACCGTTTCGATTCCCACCTTCCAGAGAAAACCGACCGTGATGTAGGACCACAGGTCTGAGGCGGACAACACCCCTGCAAAGGCGACGGTGCAAAAAACCATGGTGTCGGCGGCTTCGCCCACGATGGTGGATCCGATCAAGCGGACCCAGAGGCGCCCCGTGCCGAACCTCTCCTTTAGCTTCACCATTACGAACGCGTTGAGGAACTGTCCGACCAGGTACCCACACATGCTGGCAAGCACAATCCGCCAGACGAAACCGAGAATGTTCTCGTAGGAATCCTGTAAGCCCCAATCAGACTGTGCCGGCGTCATCTGAACGAGGTAGAAACTGAGCGTCGCCGTCAACGAAATGGCGAAACCTAGCAGGATGGTGCGCCTGGCCGCGCGCAGGCCGTACACCTCAGCGAGAACGTCGCCGAGAACGTACGTCAGCGGGAACAGCAGAGCGCCGCCGTCGGTAATGAACGGTCCACCAAAATCGATGAGCTTGACTGCGCTGACGTTGGAGATCAACAGCAACGCGCAGAAGGCTGCGACCACGATGTGGTAGACGCTTCGCGAGCTCACCACTGCGGGTTCGATAAAGTTCGAAATCGGTTTTGTCACGTGGATCATCCAAGCAGCTCGCTGGGCCACGGCAAAGTCCTTGCCGCGGACATCACTATCGTAGGACGGCCACAGCTGCCGGACCTGGCATGATCGAGGACACTATGAGTGCGACATTGGTGGCCAAAAACCTTGCAGCCGGACACGGGGACAGAACACTTTTTAGCGGTCTCGACCTGGTGATTGCCCCAGGCGCGGTGATCGGCTTGGTGGGCGCGAATGGAGCCGGAAAGTCAACGCTGCTCAGGCTTTTCGCACAAGCAGCGAGCCCGGAATCTGGTTCTGTGACGCTGGCGCCTGCCGATGCGATTGTGGGATGGCTGCCCCAGGAGGTCGAGAGGCTAGATGGTGAAACGGTTCTCGAACACCTCGCGCGTCGCACGGGGGTAGCCGCAGCCCAAGCCCAACTTGATAGCGCCACCCAGGCGTTGGCAGGCGGCGACTCGGTGCTGGTACCTGGCATAGCGGGGCATTCAGTGGAAGATCAATATTCTCATGCCTTCGATCACTGGTTAGCCATTGGCGCAGCAGATCTCGCCGAACGCACCGAACAAGCCATGGCCGACGTGGGCTTAGCCGTCAGCCAGGACAGCCAGATGACGACGCTCTCCGGCGGCCAAGCGGCGCGCGTGGGACTGGCCGCGCTGCTGTTGTCTCGTTTCGACATCTTGCTTTTGGACGAGCCGACTAATGATCTTGACCTCGCGGGGCTTGCCCGCTTGGAGCGATTTGTCCGTGAGCAACGTAGTGGCATCGTCGTGGTCTCCCACGACAGAGAGTTCCTTGCTCGCTGTGTAACCACGGTGGTGGAGCTCGACCTCGTGCAACAGCAGGTCGCAGTCTACGGCGGCGGTTACGAGGCCTATCTGGCAGAGCGCGCTTTGGCGCGGCAGCACGCTCGCGATGAGTACGAGGAATTTAATGACAAACGCACCGGACTGGAAAACCGTGCTGCCATGCAACGCGGCTGGACCGACAAAGGATTGCGTGCGCAGTCGGCAAAGAAAGCGCCAGACAATGACAAGATCGGCCGTGCCAGCCGGATAGAAGGCACCGAAAAACAGGCCGCGAAGATCAGCCAGACGGAGCGGCTCATTGAGCGCCTTACCCAGGTGGCAGAGCCCCGTAAGGAATGGCAACTGCAGCTAGAGATCGCCGTCGCGCCGCGGTCGGGATCCGTTGTCGCGACCCTCAATGAGGCGGTGGTGCGGCGCGGAGATTTTCAGCTGGGTCCGGTCAGTCTGCAAGTGAATTCGGGCGACCGCATCGGCATCACCGGGCCGAACGGGAGCGGCAAAACCACCTTGCTGGCAGCGCTTCTTGGACGCATCGAAGTGACTTCGGGGGCTTGGTCTTTAGGCACCGGGGTGGCTATCGGCGAGGTTGACCAGGCGCGTTCCTTGTTGACCAGCGGCCTCAACCTGCTGGAGGCATTTGCTGCCCAGATTCCAGAGTGGCCCGCTGCTGAAGTCCGAACGCTGCTGGCCAAATTCGGGCTGAAAAGTGACCACGTGCTGCGTCCCACTGCCGCACTCTCCCCCGGTGAGCGAACCCGGTCGGTCCTAGCGCTCCTGCAGGCGCGAGGGGTTAATGTGCTGGTACTGGACGAACCCACCAACCACCTCGATGTGCCCGCGATTGAACAGCTGGAGCAGGCGCTCGACACCTACGAGGGCACGTTGCTTCTCGTCACGCACGATAGGCGGATGCTCGAGGCCGTGACGCTCAACCGCCGATGGCAAGTATCGGGCGGGCAGGTCAGTCAGGAGTAGTCCGGCAGCGGTAAAGCAGATATCTAACTTTTGGGCGTGGTTACGTCGGCACGGGCGATTTACTAGGCTGCTCCGTTTGCGTCTCGATCCGCCAAGATTCAGCAACCACGCGAAAACCCTGCCGTTCATACAGCCGTTGTGCCGGATTTCCGACCGTCACCACCAGAGTTACGACAGGCCAACCAATTTCTGCCAAACGCCATGCCGACTCAGCGAGCAGAGCACCTCCTAGGCCGCTGCGGGCGGCAGCCGGATCGACGCAAATATCCGTCACAAAAGGCCCGGCGACACCGGCTCCGTGGGATGTGGTCTCGCTGATAAGGATGTGCCCGACGATGCGGCCGGTCTGGTCGGATATGTGCACTGAAGCTGCGGCGATCCACGGACCCATCACTAAGCCGGCCATGATGTCAAGGACAGCCTGTCCGGCTGATTCAGGGTCGGAATCGGTGGGCTCGTGGTCAGGGTGCGCGGCTGGGTACGCCCTTGCGATGACGGAGCCGTATTCCCTCGCTCGGTCTGGTGACATAGGCGCGATCGCGAAACCCCGCGGAAGTGAGTGAGTGGTATCTCTGCCTACCGCGCCCACCTGCCGCCTGGAGAATCCGGGCAGGTCCAGGACCATGTGAAGGCAATGACGGTCCAGCAGCCCTCCTGCAGCTATCGCGTCTGCAGCTGCTGCGGGATCATCGACAATCCGCTCCATCGCCATAAATGGGTCCCCGTTCGTTGCATCTGCGTGAACACCGCCAGTCAGACCTCACTACCTGCATAGTATCGGGCAGTACAGCCGAGTCGCGAACTCGCAGTACTACCGACGAATCCGTGACAGTTGGATAGGTGCTCCCAGCGGTAGAAATAACAAAAGGCCCCCATGCCCGCGAGGGAATGGGAACCTTTTGTCGTGAGAGACGTTGCTGCTGAACTACTTTCCGGCTGAGACCTTCACCGGCGCTGGCACTACTGTTTTTTCCTGTTTCGCCTTCGCTGCGGGCGCGACCGACACGCGGTCGAACACTGGCACGTCACCCACGATGGGGTTGGTCCGGCGTGAGGGCGCCATGTACTTCGTCACGAGGTTAACGAATGTCGCCAACCGGTTGCGGTTACCCAGCAGGGTAGCGATGTGCACGTACAGCCACACCAACCAGGCTAGCGTGCCGGTGAGTTGAATCGACTTCCCGAACGGCAACGCGATGTCGGCGATGGCAGCACGACGTCCGACAGTGGCCATGGTGCCCTTGTCCTTGTACTTGAAAGCCTCTGTGGGCCGGCCGGTGATCAGCGCAGCAATGTTCTTGCCAGCGCGAACGCCTTCCTGCAGAGCGGGCTGCGCCAGCTGCGGAAGCGCCTCTGGCCCAATGGCGATATCGCCCGTGGCGAAAATGTTCTCAAACCCGGTGACCCGCAAGTCGCTTTCGACGGTGATGCGACCACCCCGACCCTGCGGAAGTCCCCAGCTGCTGACGATCTTTGGCGCGGTTACTCCGGTGGCCCAGACAACCACC includes:
- the tgt gene encoding tRNA guanosine(34) transglycosylase Tgt — encoded protein: MSDAESNFQLTTELGHSELGRSGVISTPHGTIATPAFIAVGTKATVKAVLPESMVGLGAQAVLANAYHLYLQPGSDLIDEAGGLGKFMNWTGPTFTDSGGFQVLSLGAGFKKVLAMDAGNVRADDVIAEGKTRLAHVDDDGVTFKSHLDGSLHRFTPEVSMQIQHQLGADIIFAFDELTTLMNTREYQEMSLERTRLWALRCIAEHRTLTESRAEKPYQSLFGVIQGAQYEDLRRKAARDLGQMGFDGFGIGGALEKENLGTIVRWVNEELPVDKPRHLLGISEPDDIFVAVQNGIDTFDCVSPSRVARNGAIYTPVGRVNVTNSRFRRDFGPLSQDCGCYTCSHYSRAYLHHLFKAKEMISCTLATIHNEAFIVKLVDDIRVSINDGTFFDFKEQFLGSYYS
- a CDS encoding DNA-formamidopyrimidine glycosylase family protein, with amino-acid sequence MPELPEVAALTSFVAENGGGQKVSKVSVSALGLLATVEPAPAALVGATLTATTRHGKFLDFQFSPSSSRQADRPIHLVLFLARAGWLRWSDALSSVMPKMGGPIAMRLWFENGSGFDLTEAGSRKSMTLWLVKDPLQVPGVAALGPDALTLTLEQFADLMARSPSRVKNVITDQRSLAGIGNAYSDEILHTAMVSPFAVAKKLTDDAVARLYASMRSVLITASSRLEGQEAARLKGEKRSGMRVHGMFGLPCPVCGDTVAQVEFADKSLQYCPTCQTGGRKLADRGMSRLLT
- a CDS encoding SRPBCC family protein; the encoded protein is MITVEETLISKLDAPQAFAYLREFEHTMQWDPGTPVVRKISEGPAAVGSKYYAEAEFRGKRQPIEYVVTEIGEDHIQLRGENKTVISVDTITVLPSADGATVTYRAEFSLKGILKVAEPFMKGTFQKLAKPAIDGMRTKLDSMVAS
- a CDS encoding ABC-F family ATP-binding cassette domain-containing protein, giving the protein MSATLVAKNLAAGHGDRTLFSGLDLVIAPGAVIGLVGANGAGKSTLLRLFAQAASPESGSVTLAPADAIVGWLPQEVERLDGETVLEHLARRTGVAAAQAQLDSATQALAGGDSVLVPGIAGHSVEDQYSHAFDHWLAIGAADLAERTEQAMADVGLAVSQDSQMTTLSGGQAARVGLAALLLSRFDILLLDEPTNDLDLAGLARLERFVREQRSGIVVVSHDREFLARCVTTVVELDLVQQQVAVYGGGYEAYLAERALARQHARDEYEEFNDKRTGLENRAAMQRGWTDKGLRAQSAKKAPDNDKIGRASRIEGTEKQAAKISQTERLIERLTQVAEPRKEWQLQLEIAVAPRSGSVVATLNEAVVRRGDFQLGPVSLQVNSGDRIGITGPNGSGKTTLLAALLGRIEVTSGAWSLGTGVAIGEVDQARSLLTSGLNLLEAFAAQIPEWPAAEVRTLLAKFGLKSDHVLRPTAALSPGERTRSVLALLQARGVNVLVLDEPTNHLDVPAIEQLEQALDTYEGTLLLVTHDRRMLEAVTLNRRWQVSGGQVSQE
- a CDS encoding GNAT family N-acetyltransferase produces the protein MAMERIVDDPAAAADAIAAGGLLDRHCLHMVLDLPGFSRRQVGAVGRDTTHSLPRGFAIAPMSPDRAREYGSVIARAYPAAHPDHEPTDSDPESAGQAVLDIMAGLVMGPWIAAASVHISDQTGRIVGHILISETTSHGAGVAGPFVTDICVDPAAARSGLGGALLAESAWRLAEIGWPVVTLVVTVGNPAQRLYERQGFRVVAESWRIETQTEQPSKSPVPT
- a CDS encoding queuosine precursor transporter, producing MIHVTKPISNFIEPAVVSSRSVYHIVVAAFCALLLISNVSAVKLIDFGGPFITDGGALLFPLTYVLGDVLAEVYGLRAARRTILLGFAISLTATLSFYLVQMTPAQSDWGLQDSYENILGFVWRIVLASMCGYLVGQFLNAFVMVKLKERFGTGRLWVRLIGSTIVGEAADTMVFCTVAFAGVLSASDLWSYITVGFLWKVGIETVMLPVTYRVIKYVKKREAIQDVVPISAR